The Panicum virgatum strain AP13 chromosome 5K, P.virgatum_v5, whole genome shotgun sequence genome has a window encoding:
- the LOC120707649 gene encoding uncharacterized protein LOC120707649 isoform X2 encodes MWPGPFTVQPPPLPSALRLISVSFTLSLLSVSLLPGLPFLAATTGRAAAPFATPSPAPLPATSIHQLEMAENWLEQAKQTSTAASSSGLLSRCQIPLPRRSRQRNIFHLLVQREVSPRTKHQARRIWNNSQTCDPDLIELRFADADAKQDIFSWAESQSLHRWSAKYCPLLPPPRSTIAAAFSPDGKTLASTHGDHTVKIIDCHTGKCLKVLSGHRRTPWVVRYHPLYSDILASGSLDHEVRLWDANTSDCIGSQDFHRPIASIAFHARGEILAVASGHKLYIWNYNNRDWSSIPAIILRTRRSLRAVHFHPLGAPYLLTAEVNNIESADSPLTLATSSGYSNYPSALFVTNSNSRFCPHLESNVASPCLLLPAYLRDDGILHVLGNDSSSTGAQQRSSLVQVATSDAETQQPDQFATSMDVCPGEPTTSNYISDAVPVRASNGIDMDGAGGQSNSRLQGSSSISNLERFSARDDLPVSSLSNTEPIPPAAGLSGSDARRAMPLNMLISGGLDVQMFLRNVESGQQNHYLFSDSRNWELPFLQGFLMAQNRTGLHPALVNNNVLEDLSIDGTAGTNNLTRESPHIHNLGRSGSSSIPITAGSSRGSNRRYASRTVPGVGSSLLGPQIDEAEVHAASLGVGSEITAPMFTPGTELPCTVKLRIWRHDIKKPGVPLDPEACRLTISHAVLCSEMGAHFSPCGRFLVACVACLLPQTEGDRGSQLPLPYESAGAGSSPTRHPLPSHRVIYELRVYSLEEATFGDILASRAIRAAHCLTSIQFSPTSEHILLAYGRRHGSLLRSVVMEGDNGIPVYTILEVYRVSDMELVRVLPSAEDEVNVACFHPSPGGGLVYGTKEGKLRILQHNGADTISCFVEDNMLEAQR; translated from the exons ATGTGGCCTGGGCCGTTCACGGTTCAgccccctcctctcccctcgGCGCTCAGGCTCATCTCCGTTTCGTTCaccctttcccttctctctgtctctctcctcCCTGGTCTTCCTTTCctggcggcgacgactgggcgagcggcggcgccattcgCCACGCCTTCGCCCGCccctttgccggcgacgagcatccACCAG CTTGAAATGGCTGAAAATTGGTTAGAACAAGCAAAGCAAACTTCTACAGCAGCGTCTTCTTCTGGTTTGCTTTCTAGATGTCAAATCCCATTGCCAAGAAGATCAAGGCAACG GAACATCTTTCATCTATTAGTTCAACGAGAAGTCTCCCCTCGAACAAAACACCAAGCTAGAAGGATATGGAATAATTCTCAAACATGTGATCCTGATTTAATTGAATTAAGATTTGCAGATGCAGATGCTAAACAGGATATTTTTTCTTG GGCAGAATCGCAGTCCCTGCATCGTTGGTCTGCCAAGTATTGCCCTCTTTTACCGCCTCCGCGGTCAACTATTGCAGCTGCTTTCAGTCCAGACGGGAAAACACTTGCATCCACACA TGGTGACCATACGGTTAAAATAATTGACTGCCATACTGGGAAATGTTTGAAGGTTTTGAGTGGTCATCGACGAACTCCTTGGGTG GTCAGGTACCATCCATTATATTCTGATATCCTGGCTAGTGGAAGTTTGGATCATGAAGTTCGTCTATGGGATGCTAATACCTCAGACTGTATTGGATCACAAGACTTCC ATCGGCCAATTGCGTCCATTGCATTTCATGCAAGAGGGGAGATTTTGGCAGTTGCATCAGGTCACAAA TTGTACATATGGAACTACAATAATCGAGATTGGTCTTCTATCCCAGCCATCATACTAAGAACCCGCCGTTCTTTGAGAGCTGTGCATTTTCACCCGCTTGGTGCTCCATATCTTCTAACAGCAGAG GTTAATAATATTGAGTCTGCAGACTCACCGCTGACTCTTGCAACATCCTCTGGCTATTCAAATTATCCTTCAGCCCTGTTTGTGACAAACAGTAATTCTAGATTTTGTCCACATCTGGAGTCCAATGTAGCGTCCCCTTGCTTACTGTTGCCTGCATACCTCAGAGATGATGGAATTTTACATGTGCTTGGCAATGACAGTAGTTCAACCGGTGCACAGCAGAGATCATCATTGGTTCAAGTTGCCACATCAGATGCTGAAACTCAACAGCCTGACCAGTTTGCTACATCTATGGATGTATGTCCTGGAGAGCCAACTACATCTAATTACATATCGGATGCAGTCCCTGTGCGTGCTTCAAATGGAATTGACATGGATGGTGCTGGGGGGCAGTCCAACTCAAGACTGCAGGGCAGCAGCTCTATTAGTAATCTTGAGAGGTTTAGTGCAAGAGATGATCTGCCAGTGTCTTCCCTGAGCAACACTGAGCCAATTCCACCAGCGGCTGGGCTTTCAGGATCCGATGCGCGCCGTGCTATGCCACTGAATATGCTCATCTCTGGTGGATTAGATGTTCAAATGTTCCTAAGAAATGTAGAAAGCGGACAACAAAATCACTATCTCTTCAGTGATTCACGTAACTGGGAGTTGCCGTTTCTGCAGGGTTTTTTGATGGCCCAAAACCGTACAGGTTTGCACCCTGCACTAGTGAACAATAATGTCCTTGAAGACCTATCTATCGATGGTACTGCAGGGACTAATAATTTGACTAGAGAGTCACCACATATTCATAACCTTGGACGATCAGGTTCTTCATCAATCCCCATAACTGCTGGCAGTTCTAGAGGATCAAATCGACGTTATGCCTCACGCACTGTACCTGGTGTTGGGAGTTCTCTCCTAGGTCCTCAAATTGATGAAGCTGAGGTTCATGCTGCTTCACTGGGTGTTGGTTCAGAAATCACTGCACCGATGTTTACTCCTGGTACTGAGTTGCCTTGTACAGTGAAGCTCAGAATATGGCGGCACGATATAAAGAAACCGGGTGTTCCTTTAGATCCTGAGGCATGCCGCTTGACGATTTCTCATGCCGTTCTTTGCAg TGAAATGGGTGCCCATTTTTCTCCGTGTGGACGATTTCTGGTAGCCTGTGTTGCATGTTTGCTGCCTCAAACAGAAGGTGACCGTGGCAGCCAATTGCCTTTGCCTTATGAGTCGGCAGGGGCTGGATCATCACCAACTCGGCACCCACTTCCCTCTCACCGAGTTATCTATGAGCTTCGGGTTTATTCGCTTGAGGAGGCGAC ATTTGGGGATATTCTTGCTTCCAGAGCAATAAGGGCAGCACATTGCTTAACTTCCATTcag TTCTCACCTACATCCGAACACATACTTTTGGCATATGGTCGTCGTCATGGCTCTCTCCTCAGGAGCGTAGTCATGGAAGGAGACAATGGGATTCCTGTATATACTATCTTGGAG GTATATAGAGTTTCAGATATGGAGCTTGTAAGGGTGCTTCCTAGTGCTGAAGATGAAGTCAATGTTGCATGTTTTCATCCTTCACCAGGAGGTGGCCTTGTTTATGGGACTAAG GAAGGGAAGCTCAGGATCCTCCAGCACAATGGTGCAGACACAATAAGCTGCTTTGTTGAGGACAATATGCTTGAGGCA CAGCGGTGA